A genomic stretch from uncultured Pseudodesulfovibrio sp. includes:
- a CDS encoding FAD-binding and (Fe-S)-binding domain-containing protein, with translation MLPAPYDQVYREILNHIPKDRIYTDALRTLAYGTDASFYRLIPKIVVDTQNEDEVVHILKSAKQHKVSVTFRAAGTSLSGQAISDSILIRLGEGWRDYEILDNAKKIALEPGIIGSHANKILAPHGKKIGPDPASIDTCKIGGIVANNASGMCCGVAENSYKTLDSMRIVLADGTILDTGDETSRKAFQKSHGKILKDISRLRKKVLDNTKLAARIKHKFKIKNTTGYSLNAIVDFEDPFEILQHLLVGSEGTLAFISKVVYRTVVEHPHKASALMRFPDIRSACEAATICRAQKVSAAELMDRAALASVQDKPGMPEGLKELGPEASALLVEVRGRTDKILQDKISKVLDAIKELPSVTPHEFTSIPAEFNSLWNVRRGLFPAVGAVRDAGTTVIIEDVAFPIKDLAQATLDLQKLFKKNGYDKAIIFGHALEGNLHFVFTQDFNVQTEIDRYAQFMDDVTHMVADVYKGSLKAEHGTGRNMAHFVELEWGREAYELMQEIKQIFDPDGLLNPGVILNEDPEAHLKNLKPLPVANDIIDTCIECGFCEPTCPSRELTLTPRQRIVAYREMSRGKLEGDSREAMAAFKKSFDYDGEATCAADGLCALRCPVAINTGKFIKVYRSWARGTWEKKMASMIANSFSLTTKFISADLAVAGATHDLLGDKAMTAAAKGLHKYSGKRIPQWNTSMPRPATRPTMTETPPSPDKVVYFPSCVARHMGPEKKDPDKSALRDHTLSVLAKAGFEVIHPDRMNDLCCGQPWESKGFMDEADAKLAELETALRDASQNGKYPILCDTSPCLYRMQEHIKGLKLFEPVEFALTHLMDRLDLTPVNKRVALHVTCSTRKMGLAEKMEALTRRCAREVVVPEGVFCCGFAGDRGFNYPELNEVALKELPGQLEGCTIGYSTSRTCEIGLSEKGGIPYKNFMFLLDEASWPKQAG, from the coding sequence ATGCTTCCAGCGCCATACGATCAAGTTTACAGAGAGATCCTCAACCATATTCCAAAAGATCGGATATATACCGATGCGTTGCGGACCTTGGCATATGGCACAGACGCAAGCTTTTACAGACTGATCCCCAAGATTGTCGTCGATACCCAAAACGAAGATGAAGTGGTGCACATTCTCAAATCAGCCAAACAGCACAAAGTCTCCGTGACATTCCGTGCAGCCGGCACCTCACTTTCAGGACAGGCTATCAGTGACTCGATCCTTATTCGGCTGGGCGAAGGCTGGCGCGATTACGAAATTCTGGACAACGCCAAAAAAATTGCCCTGGAACCAGGGATCATCGGCAGTCATGCCAACAAGATTCTTGCCCCGCACGGAAAGAAAATCGGACCTGACCCGGCTAGCATCGACACTTGCAAGATCGGCGGCATCGTGGCGAACAACGCCTCAGGCATGTGTTGCGGCGTGGCCGAGAACTCATACAAGACATTGGATTCAATGCGTATAGTCCTGGCAGACGGCACTATTCTCGACACGGGAGACGAAACAAGCAGAAAGGCCTTCCAAAAAAGTCACGGCAAGATTCTCAAAGACATTTCCCGCCTTCGCAAAAAGGTGTTGGACAACACGAAACTGGCAGCCCGGATCAAACACAAATTCAAGATCAAGAACACCACAGGCTACAGCCTGAACGCCATTGTGGATTTCGAAGACCCGTTCGAAATCCTCCAGCACCTGCTTGTCGGCTCCGAAGGGACGCTCGCATTCATTTCCAAGGTAGTTTACCGGACTGTTGTGGAGCACCCACACAAGGCCTCAGCACTCATGCGATTCCCGGATATACGTTCGGCCTGTGAAGCAGCCACCATCTGCCGCGCCCAGAAAGTCTCTGCCGCCGAGCTCATGGACCGGGCAGCCCTGGCCTCGGTACAGGATAAGCCGGGTATGCCCGAAGGCTTGAAGGAACTCGGCCCAGAGGCAAGTGCCCTGTTGGTGGAAGTTCGCGGTCGCACGGATAAAATCCTTCAGGACAAGATCAGTAAGGTACTTGACGCGATCAAAGAACTGCCCAGTGTCACGCCCCATGAATTCACTTCGATCCCTGCGGAATTCAACTCCCTGTGGAATGTCAGGCGAGGTCTTTTCCCCGCAGTAGGTGCAGTGCGCGACGCAGGAACCACCGTCATCATCGAGGATGTGGCCTTCCCCATCAAGGACCTGGCGCAAGCCACGCTTGATCTGCAAAAACTCTTCAAGAAAAACGGCTACGACAAGGCGATCATCTTCGGCCATGCTCTGGAAGGCAACCTGCACTTCGTGTTCACCCAGGACTTCAACGTACAAACCGAAATTGATCGATACGCGCAATTCATGGATGACGTCACCCACATGGTTGCCGACGTTTACAAGGGTTCTCTCAAGGCCGAACACGGTACCGGCAGAAACATGGCGCATTTCGTGGAGCTGGAATGGGGGCGCGAAGCCTATGAACTGATGCAGGAAATCAAACAGATTTTCGATCCAGACGGCCTGCTCAATCCCGGTGTCATTCTCAACGAAGACCCCGAGGCACACCTCAAGAACCTCAAACCGCTGCCTGTGGCAAACGACATCATCGACACATGCATCGAGTGTGGTTTCTGCGAGCCGACCTGTCCATCACGCGAACTGACGCTGACGCCGCGTCAACGAATTGTGGCCTATCGCGAAATGTCGCGCGGGAAGCTCGAAGGCGATTCCAGGGAAGCCATGGCTGCTTTCAAAAAGAGTTTCGACTACGACGGCGAAGCCACGTGTGCCGCTGACGGCCTCTGCGCTCTCCGCTGCCCTGTTGCCATCAATACCGGCAAATTCATTAAGGTCTATCGGTCCTGGGCTCGCGGCACATGGGAAAAAAAGATGGCCTCGATGATAGCGAACTCCTTTTCACTCACCACGAAATTCATCAGCGCAGACCTTGCCGTGGCTGGTGCCACCCATGATCTCTTGGGCGACAAGGCCATGACCGCTGCCGCCAAAGGACTGCACAAATATTCCGGCAAGCGCATCCCGCAATGGAACACCTCCATGCCACGGCCCGCCACCAGACCAACCATGACCGAAACGCCACCCAGTCCGGACAAGGTCGTGTACTTCCCCAGTTGTGTGGCCCGCCACATGGGACCGGAAAAGAAAGACCCGGACAAGTCCGCCCTGCGGGATCACACCTTGAGTGTACTCGCAAAGGCCGGGTTTGAAGTCATCCATCCCGATAGAATGAACGACCTTTGCTGTGGACAGCCGTGGGAGTCCAAAGGATTCATGGATGAGGCCGACGCAAAACTTGCCGAGCTTGAAACAGCCCTTCGGGACGCATCACAGAACGGGAAATATCCCATTCTTTGTGACACCAGTCCATGTCTCTATCGGATGCAAGAACACATCAAGGGATTGAAGCTCTTTGAGCCAGTGGAATTCGCGCTCACCCACCTCATGGACAGACTTGATCTGACGCCCGTGAACAAGCGCGTGGCACTGCACGTCACCTGCTCCACCCGCAAGATGGGACTGGCCGAAAAGATGGAGGCGCTGACCAGACGCTGTGCCCGTGAAGTCGTGGTACCTGAAGGCGTGTTCTGCTGCGGCTTTGCCGGAGACCGGGGGTTCAACTACCCCGAACTGAACGAAGTGGCCCTCAAGGAGCTTCCCGGCCAGTTGGAAGGCTGCACTATCGGCTATTCAACCTCGCGCACCTGCGAG
- the cobM gene encoding precorrin-4 C(11)-methyltransferase, with protein sequence MVETQVYFIGAGPGDPELLTVKGQRLINKADLVLYAGSLVPVEIVAGAKAGAKVEDSAPLNLEETHDLMMETVRAGGMVARVHTGDPSLYGAIREQIELLDRDGVTYAVVPGVTAGFAAAAAAMKSYTVPEVTQTLIFTRLAGKTPVPEDEDLRKLAAHGSAMCIYLSAGNPEGIQTELLAGGLAESTLVVMAYRVGWPEEKIVETELGRLAQTARTNDFIRQTVFLILPGQGVEDAGTAKSLLYDETFKHMYRK encoded by the coding sequence ATGGTTGAAACTCAAGTCTATTTCATAGGGGCTGGCCCGGGCGATCCTGAATTGTTGACGGTCAAGGGACAGCGTCTCATCAACAAGGCCGATCTCGTCCTGTATGCCGGGTCACTGGTGCCTGTTGAAATTGTGGCCGGAGCCAAGGCCGGGGCAAAGGTTGAGGATTCCGCCCCTTTGAATTTGGAAGAAACACACGATTTGATGATGGAAACAGTTCGCGCGGGCGGCATGGTCGCACGGGTGCACACAGGTGATCCGTCTTTGTATGGTGCCATTCGTGAGCAGATTGAATTGCTTGATCGCGACGGAGTAACGTATGCCGTGGTGCCGGGTGTGACCGCTGGGTTCGCGGCTGCGGCTGCAGCAATGAAGTCATATACAGTGCCGGAAGTGACCCAGACCTTGATTTTCACGCGACTGGCCGGGAAAACGCCGGTGCCGGAAGACGAGGATTTGCGGAAACTGGCGGCTCATGGTTCAGCCATGTGCATTTATCTGTCTGCCGGGAATCCTGAAGGTATCCAGACTGAACTTCTGGCCGGTGGTCTGGCAGAATCCACACTGGTCGTCATGGCCTATCGCGTTGGCTGGCCTGAAGAGAAGATTGTTGAAACCGAGCTCGGCCGTTTGGCGCAGACCGCGCGCACCAATGATTTCATTCGTCAGACAGTTTTTCTGATCCTGCCCGGGCAGGGGGTAGAGGATGCAGGAACGGCAAAATCTCTTCTCTATGACGAGACCTTCAAACACATGTATCGAAAATAG
- a CDS encoding secondary thiamine-phosphate synthase enzyme YjbQ, with amino-acid sequence METLQIQTHDREAMVDITTVVRKLIHENGWSDGVLMLYCPHTTGAITINEGADPDVVRDILVNMRKLVPHRGDYHHAEGNSDAHIKSSMFGCDQLVIVEGGNIQLGTWQKIYFCEFDGPRTRKLWVKWLAA; translated from the coding sequence ATGGAGACGCTGCAAATACAAACACATGACCGGGAAGCAATGGTGGATATCACCACTGTCGTTCGCAAGCTTATCCATGAAAACGGATGGTCTGACGGCGTACTCATGCTCTATTGTCCGCACACCACCGGGGCCATCACCATCAATGAAGGCGCAGATCCCGATGTGGTGCGTGATATCCTCGTGAACATGCGCAAACTCGTGCCGCACCGAGGCGACTACCATCACGCCGAAGGCAATTCCGACGCACACATCAAGTCCTCCATGTTCGGCTGTGATCAGCTCGTCATCGTGGAAGGCGGTAACATCCAGCTTGGCACATGGCAGAAGATTTATTTCTGCGAGTTCGACGGGCCGAGGACACGCAAACTGTGGGTGAAGTGGTTGGCTGCATGA
- a CDS encoding cytochrome b/b6 domain-containing protein — translation MRLKRFTPAQKAFHALLMLSFLVQSVTGTARMYIETNWGMTLAQPFGGYEGCLTVHKYVGLFMIFLFIYHLAYVVFVVMSQKIHSDDGLWLQKRDVRQFFTHLRWMFGGRAPRFERWGYWEKFDYWAVFWGMIILGTTGLMLFAPLETSRYFKGWSLNVALWVHRIEACLAMLHIFVVHFAIAHLRRHSFPMDRAMFCGDTDLESASKERPAWLARLRTNDELGEKTIEDVSTIRLAVTYTVGLCAVALGISLVIGGLMNAGLVSW, via the coding sequence ATGAGATTAAAACGATTCACCCCTGCTCAAAAAGCGTTTCACGCCCTGTTGATGCTCTCATTTCTGGTGCAGTCCGTCACCGGCACAGCCAGAATGTATATTGAAACCAACTGGGGCATGACCCTGGCACAGCCCTTTGGTGGCTATGAAGGATGCCTGACTGTCCACAAATACGTCGGACTGTTCATGATATTCCTCTTCATCTACCACCTGGCGTATGTCGTGTTCGTTGTCATGTCCCAAAAAATCCACAGCGACGACGGGCTGTGGCTGCAAAAAAGAGACGTGCGTCAATTCTTCACCCATCTACGCTGGATGTTCGGCGGCAGGGCTCCTCGCTTCGAGCGATGGGGGTATTGGGAGAAATTCGATTACTGGGCTGTCTTCTGGGGCATGATCATTCTCGGCACCACAGGACTCATGCTCTTCGCGCCACTGGAAACCTCCCGCTACTTCAAGGGCTGGTCCCTCAACGTGGCTCTGTGGGTACACCGCATAGAGGCGTGTCTGGCCATGTTGCACATCTTCGTCGTTCATTTTGCCATCGCCCATTTGCGACGGCACAGCTTCCCCATGGACCGGGCCATGTTCTGCGGCGACACGGATCTTGAATCCGCAAGTAAAGAACGACCGGCGTGGCTGGCACGACTCAGAACCAACGATGAACTGGGAGAAAAGACGATCGAAGATGTCTCCACCATTCGATTGGCCGTGACATACACAGTCGGCCTCTGCGCCGTGGCTCTGGGCATATCTCTCGTCATAGGAGGGCTTATGAACGCCGGACTTGTCAGTTGGTAG
- a CDS encoding multiheme c-type cytochrome — protein MRRTSVLFIGMTFFAMILVGCTAGEPVFDVKKITSQPKEFVGSETCKTCHLEHYDSWKVTNHSRMAQDVTVNTDAFIADINIDSIKADFKQLEDKGKLKLPLSDIYFPTIEEIKYTIGNEWKQRYIIEKDGILYISPIQFNTETGRWVNYHENDWDKRPWLLKCGGCHTTGTKLDLEYPANSSFTEPGVGCEACHGAGSWHIALPKTAVFEKRETILNPAKMPRGTSVQVCGSCHNRGKSTMAKGASWPVGYTPGKALEPYYESTSYAAGDKNHMYPNEFSKGHHQQYIDWVKSEHRREGVTCTSCHSVHQLGMPATRFQTKAAGSASCLGCHKQQNSNMAHSIHSFANCVGCHMPRIAKSAESSDIHSHVFKTLLPSGTLENPEIPNSCQNCHRHKDANLAELQKQFELLASMPKPKGKVVEPLNPYK, from the coding sequence ATGAGGAGAACAAGTGTCTTATTCATCGGCATGACATTCTTTGCCATGATACTGGTCGGGTGCACTGCCGGGGAACCGGTCTTCGATGTAAAAAAAATTACATCACAGCCCAAGGAATTCGTCGGATCGGAAACGTGTAAAACCTGCCACCTTGAACACTACGATTCCTGGAAAGTTACCAACCATAGCCGCATGGCTCAGGATGTCACAGTGAATACAGATGCCTTCATTGCAGACATCAACATTGACAGTATCAAAGCAGACTTCAAACAGCTTGAAGACAAGGGCAAACTCAAACTCCCATTGAGTGACATCTATTTCCCGACAATAGAAGAAATCAAGTACACCATCGGTAATGAATGGAAACAACGCTATATCATAGAAAAAGACGGCATTCTTTATATCTCACCTATTCAGTTCAACACTGAGACCGGACGATGGGTCAATTATCATGAAAATGACTGGGATAAACGACCCTGGCTGCTCAAATGCGGCGGATGCCACACCACCGGCACCAAGCTTGATCTTGAGTATCCTGCCAACAGTTCTTTCACGGAACCGGGCGTAGGCTGTGAGGCCTGTCATGGAGCCGGCTCCTGGCACATCGCTCTTCCCAAAACAGCTGTCTTCGAAAAGCGTGAAACCATCCTCAATCCGGCCAAAATGCCACGCGGCACTTCCGTGCAGGTCTGCGGCAGCTGTCACAATCGCGGCAAGTCTACTATGGCAAAGGGTGCAAGCTGGCCAGTGGGATATACCCCCGGCAAAGCCCTGGAGCCGTATTATGAATCCACATCATACGCTGCGGGCGACAAAAACCACATGTACCCCAACGAATTTTCCAAGGGGCACCATCAGCAGTATATCGACTGGGTGAAATCGGAACATCGCAGGGAAGGCGTGACCTGTACGTCCTGCCATTCCGTGCACCAATTGGGCATGCCTGCCACCCGCTTCCAGACCAAGGCTGCGGGGTCAGCTTCATGTCTGGGCTGTCACAAGCAGCAGAACAGCAACATGGCGCATTCCATTCACTCGTTCGCCAACTGCGTGGGCTGTCATATGCCGCGTATCGCCAAAAGCGCCGAATCCAGCGATATTCACAGCCATGTCTTCAAGACGCTGCTGCCATCAGGGACTCTGGAGAATCCGGAGATTCCCAACTCCTGTCAGAATTGCCATCGCCACAAGGATGCCAACCTGGCCGAACTGCAAAAGCAGTTTGAGTTGCTGGCTTCAATGCCCAAGCCCAAGGGCAAGGTCGTGGAGCCTTTGAATCCCTATAAGTAG
- a CDS encoding cysteine-rich small domain-containing protein, with amino-acid sequence MKNSYRFFSNTECKYFPCHKTGRPEKFNCLFCYCPLYFFEECGGNYRMLDSGVKDCTTCMIPHTYEGYDHIVGKLKERFAEIRFEKLPKE; translated from the coding sequence GTGAAAAACAGCTACAGATTCTTCAGCAATACCGAATGTAAATATTTTCCCTGTCACAAGACGGGCAGACCTGAAAAATTCAACTGCCTTTTCTGTTACTGTCCGCTGTATTTCTTTGAAGAATGCGGTGGGAATTATCGCATGCTGGACTCCGGTGTGAAGGATTGCACCACCTGCATGATTCCGCACACCTATGAAGGGTATGACCACATCGTTGGCAAACTGAAAGAACGGTTTGCCGAAATCCGGTTCGAGAAATTGCCTAAAGAATAA
- a CDS encoding HD-GYP domain-containing protein encodes MIKKISIDELEQGMEVVELSSEMWKHLPYLYTDPGIIESSEQIATIKKDGYQQVFVKVDNADGQSDEKRLDTLLQREDTPLGTVRTPFSEAIQTASVTYESAMSYAMRIVNDAKLGRKIDYESAVETASAIVDSAVSNPDTLICLSKLSSFDNYTYTHCINVAAIAVVFGEFIGMSRDDLILLGMAGMMHDLGKTTVPGPIVNKAGRLTKYEYEEMKRHPAYGCSILSKSTSIPTKVLKAIRLHHEKFNGTGYPDGLKRKDIPAFARILCLADIYDALTSDRCYKNAILPNKALGIMYGMRDQDFDSTEVQLFIKCLGIFPSGSFVRLNTGNYALVFESNPKQPLYPKIRVVMDKQMHPIKAMDIDLANQIPDEFGSVEIMECADPSGYRQNLMEFMTLQ; translated from the coding sequence ATGATAAAGAAAATCTCAATAGATGAACTCGAGCAGGGCATGGAAGTGGTAGAGCTTTCCTCGGAAATGTGGAAGCACCTGCCCTACCTGTATACTGACCCCGGCATTATCGAATCTTCGGAACAAATCGCCACTATCAAAAAAGACGGGTATCAGCAGGTCTTCGTCAAGGTGGACAATGCCGATGGGCAATCAGATGAAAAACGACTCGACACTCTCCTCCAGCGGGAAGATACGCCTTTGGGCACTGTCAGGACGCCATTTTCTGAGGCCATTCAAACTGCCAGCGTAACCTATGAAAGTGCCATGTCCTATGCCATGCGGATCGTCAACGACGCCAAGCTGGGTCGAAAAATCGACTACGAGTCAGCCGTGGAAACCGCCAGTGCCATAGTGGACTCCGCGGTCAGCAATCCTGACACTCTGATCTGCCTGTCAAAGCTCTCTTCCTTTGACAACTACACTTACACCCACTGCATCAATGTGGCCGCCATCGCAGTGGTTTTCGGCGAATTCATCGGCATGTCCCGTGACGATCTCATTCTGCTCGGCATGGCCGGCATGATGCACGATTTGGGCAAGACCACGGTACCGGGCCCGATCGTCAACAAAGCGGGCAGGCTCACCAAATATGAATACGAAGAGATGAAGCGACATCCTGCATACGGGTGCTCCATCCTGAGTAAAAGCACTTCCATACCGACAAAGGTGCTCAAAGCAATCCGCCTCCATCATGAAAAATTCAACGGAACCGGATACCCTGACGGATTGAAGCGCAAAGATATCCCGGCCTTTGCGCGCATCCTTTGTCTGGCGGACATCTATGACGCTCTGACCAGCGACCGCTGTTACAAAAACGCCATCCTGCCCAACAAGGCACTGGGAATCATGTATGGAATGCGCGACCAGGATTTCGACTCCACGGAAGTCCAATTGTTCATCAAATGCCTGGGAATTTTCCCCTCGGGAAGCTTTGTCCGGCTGAACACCGGCAATTACGCATTGGTTTTCGAATCCAACCCCAAACAACCGCTTTACCCAAAAATCAGGGTCGTCATGGACAAGCAGATGCACCCTATAAAAGCCATGGATATTGATCTCGCGAATCAGATCCCTGATGAATTCGGTTCTGTGGAAATCATGGAATGCGCCGATCCCTCGGGCTATCGCCAGAATCTCATGGAATTCATGACACTCCAATAA
- a CDS encoding PilZ domain-containing protein: MTPKNTIPENTTLAPATKVVVIPGVKMNITLGKEVVIRIPGTEQSYRGKIVGYDPYKYLIANVRLPSRIRQELALDGQIILKYFHQGTVYGFKATVQNAITSPSSLIFFDYPSVIEKIELRRKERTKCHIDGALHSSDGAHDCLIVNVSETGCKISTHAGSRDTLAATQVDDTLFVVMNLGADGTLKLPIVVRNAKREQGILTIGAMFLDIMKEEESRIRKYLTKIQKHTHQPRTKS, translated from the coding sequence ATGACCCCAAAAAACACCATACCTGAAAATACCACCCTTGCTCCTGCTACCAAGGTCGTGGTCATTCCTGGTGTCAAAATGAATATCACTCTGGGCAAAGAGGTTGTGATCCGTATTCCGGGAACGGAACAGTCATACCGCGGTAAAATAGTGGGTTACGACCCATACAAATACCTCATCGCCAACGTCCGTCTCCCCTCCCGCATCCGACAGGAGCTCGCACTCGACGGACAGATCATTCTAAAATATTTCCACCAAGGCACGGTGTATGGATTCAAGGCGACTGTGCAAAATGCCATCACCTCGCCCTCGTCTCTCATTTTTTTTGATTACCCCAGCGTCATTGAAAAAATCGAGTTAAGGCGCAAGGAACGCACCAAATGCCACATTGACGGAGCATTGCACTCTTCTGACGGAGCACATGACTGCCTGATCGTCAACGTCAGCGAAACTGGATGTAAGATTTCCACCCATGCAGGCAGCCGGGACACTTTAGCCGCAACCCAAGTGGACGACACCCTGTTTGTAGTCATGAATCTCGGGGCTGACGGAACCCTCAAGCTGCCCATAGTGGTCCGTAATGCAAAACGAGAACAAGGCATCCTCACCATTGGCGCCATGTTTCTGGACATCATGAAAGAAGAAGAGAGCCGCATTAGAAAGTACCTAACCAAGATCCAGAAACACACCCACCAACCGCGCACAAAATCATGA
- the amrA gene encoding AmmeMemoRadiSam system protein A — protein sequence MSTFRFSLSNEEKTYLKELVVQSISFGLKRNDSPSSPPAPPTETLRKHLGAFVTLKIDGHLRGCIGNVQGGGELYQTIWDMAQSAAFEDPRFPPVTAQDFDALDYEISILSPIEICPNPELVEIGRHGLIMAKGGRSGLLLPQVPVEWKWDRETFLAQTCTKAGLPRNAWRDKDTTIFWFEAVVF from the coding sequence ATGTCCACTTTCCGTTTTTCGCTCAGCAATGAAGAAAAAACATATCTCAAGGAACTGGTAGTTCAATCCATTTCCTTCGGCCTCAAACGGAATGACAGCCCGTCCAGCCCGCCTGCCCCCCCGACTGAGACCCTCAGGAAGCATTTGGGCGCTTTTGTCACCCTCAAAATCGACGGACACCTCCGGGGATGTATCGGCAACGTCCAAGGCGGCGGAGAACTCTACCAAACCATCTGGGACATGGCCCAGAGTGCGGCTTTCGAAGACCCACGTTTCCCGCCCGTGACCGCACAGGACTTTGACGCACTCGATTATGAGATATCCATCCTCAGCCCCATCGAGATCTGTCCGAACCCTGAACTGGTGGAAATAGGTCGCCACGGACTGATCATGGCCAAAGGCGGACGCTCCGGGTTACTCCTGCCTCAGGTTCCGGTTGAGTGGAAATGGGATCGTGAAACGTTCCTGGCCCAGACCTGCACCAAGGCAGGATTGCCACGCAACGCATGGAGAGACAAAGACACTACCATCTTCTGGTTTGAAGCCGTAGTCTTCTGA
- a CDS encoding MFS transporter, which yields MSSSTSHRSLRALRSWALYDWANSGFAALVQTFVFAAYFTKAVAENETLGTAQWGNMMGVAGLIIGLGGPLLGAVADRSGRRKPWLGLFTGVCISATFLLWFVKPDVSYIWLGLLLAGIGTIGSEYAMVFYNAMLPDLAAPKNIGRWSGWGWGLGYAGGLVLLIIALYGFVQPPGWFGVPREEAMHIRAVMPLTALWYLFFSLPIFFYSPDTPSTGIPLRQAVTEAFTQVRDSIKHVRDYRDIVIFLLARMFYNDGLTTMFAFGGIYAAATFGMSPSEVILFGIGLNVTAGLGAASFAWLDDWLGPRKTILFALIGLIAPGTAILLVTDKTLFWIFGLAIGIFVGPVQASSRSYLAHAAPANLRTEMFGLLALSGKLTSFIGPFLVGGLTLASGSQRVGMSAVIGLFVLGLAGMLFVPAVKNAK from the coding sequence ATGTCCTCCTCAACATCACACAGAAGCCTCCGGGCACTCCGTTCGTGGGCTCTATACGACTGGGCCAACTCGGGATTCGCAGCACTGGTGCAGACATTTGTTTTCGCGGCCTATTTTACCAAAGCAGTCGCGGAAAACGAAACCCTCGGCACGGCCCAGTGGGGCAACATGATGGGCGTAGCAGGTCTGATCATCGGTCTCGGCGGCCCATTACTCGGAGCCGTGGCCGACCGATCAGGCAGACGCAAGCCATGGCTCGGCCTGTTTACCGGGGTGTGCATCTCGGCCACCTTTCTTCTCTGGTTCGTCAAACCCGACGTCTCATATATATGGCTCGGCCTGCTTCTGGCCGGAATCGGAACCATCGGCAGCGAATACGCCATGGTTTTCTACAACGCGATGCTCCCGGATCTGGCAGCACCCAAGAATATAGGCCGATGGTCCGGCTGGGGATGGGGACTGGGCTATGCTGGCGGACTGGTTCTTCTCATTATCGCACTCTACGGATTCGTGCAGCCCCCGGGCTGGTTCGGAGTCCCTCGAGAGGAAGCCATGCACATCAGGGCGGTCATGCCACTGACGGCCCTGTGGTATTTATTTTTCAGCCTGCCGATCTTTTTCTATTCCCCGGACACACCATCCACAGGCATTCCTCTCAGACAGGCGGTAACCGAAGCCTTCACTCAAGTTCGTGATTCCATCAAACATGTTCGGGACTACCGTGATATAGTGATTTTCCTGCTGGCCCGCATGTTCTATAATGATGGCCTGACTACCATGTTCGCCTTTGGCGGCATCTATGCGGCAGCCACTTTCGGCATGTCCCCATCCGAAGTCATACTTTTCGGCATCGGGTTGAACGTCACCGCCGGTCTAGGGGCAGCATCCTTTGCATGGCTTGATGACTGGCTCGGTCCACGAAAGACCATTCTTTTTGCATTAATCGGCCTGATCGCTCCGGGAACGGCGATTCTGCTCGTCACAGACAAAACCCTGTTCTGGATTTTCGGGCTGGCCATTGGTATATTTGTGGGACCAGTCCAGGCATCAAGCCGGTCGTATCTGGCCCATGCAGCTCCCGCCAACCTGCGTACGGAGATGTTCGGACTACTGGCACTGTCGGGCAAGCTGACGTCTTTTATCGGTCCATTTCTGGTAGGCGGGCTGACCCTCGCCTCCGGTAGCCAGCGTGTTGGGATGTCCGCAGTCATTGGTCTGTTCGTCCTCGGTCTGGCCGGCATGCTGTTCGTGCCTGCCGTAAAAAACGCCAAATAA